The genomic DNA AATCGAGCTTGGACTGCTCATGGCGTCTCGTTTCTGCAGGGAGATCTCCTTCTTAGCGAAGAGGAAGTCGTCAAAATGTGCTAGACATTCGATGGTCAGATAGCTGTTTTTAAAGAGGTGCTCAGGAAGTCGTTCGATTCGACCCATGAGATTAACCTCTTTTTGATCTGGGACGACTCCTTCTTGCACCGTACCAGTATAAATCTCCGTCAAGTTCCTGCCATCGACCATCAGCGACAATTTGGGTGGAGGATTGGCTCCCTGAGACACGCAAGAGACTACGACTTCCTTGTCCGGTATGGCTTGGTTTTGAAGGCCCGGATCAGCCTTCAGAATAAGTTGGTGTTGTCCGTTGTCCACAGCTTTGACAATTGAATTGCCCAATTTCTTATCGTGACGTAACTTGCCATATCCGTTGTCACGGATGACTTCCACTTCACAACCCAGGGTCATGTTCTCATCGCGGAAATCGGTCAAGGTGATGGTCAATTCAGAATCCGTCACGGAGTGCTCGTCAACGGACACAAACGGAAAGTTTGAGCCCTCCTTCACGCCCGTGCTCACGGCATAGCCAAAAATTTTGGTCCGGAATCCGGAGTAGCCCAAGAACCAGGTGATTTCACGGACCGATTCCGTTCTATACTTAACAAAGTTGCAGGTCAATCGAGCGGGCTTACCCACAATGAGTACGTCTGTATCCACAGTCACCGGTTCGTGGGCAAACCGTAACCCGAAAGTACTCGGGGAAAGACATAAGAGAAACGAGAAAAGTATCAGTGCTTTCATGATGAGCTGATTTGAAACTGAACAAAGTGGGCCAGGGTAAAATTGGCTGGggattattaaaaaaaaaacgacccTCGTATCTGTTCGACATCCGTCCCATCTTGTGGCTTTCTTGCCCAGAACCCGAAAATCCCACTTCCAGCTTTTTCCCCTCATTTCCCCTCCTTATCTTTTGGCGGGTGGTGCGCTCGACTTGAAATCAGGCAAGACAAATCACTTGTGGAAATGCTTGACACAGCCTGTCCCAAATAGCCAAGATGAGATGGCGTGAGTGTCAAAAAGAAAGCACCTATCAGAGAAGGCTCGGAAAAAAGAACTTTAAGAACCGAGTTCAGCTACCCATTTTGAGACAGtcatggcaaaattcgactttgaagggatttctgccaccattttctgccaccattttctgccacgtGGTCttaaatggcttttaataatatCCCATCCAAGGTATATGCTCGTTGGCATAAATCCACTTTAAAGGAATtgctgccattttctgccacggGGTCAAAAATGTCtcttaatgatttctcatccctgttTTGAGGACTCTGCTctcgttttcattttttcctgcAGAAGTAGCTTGTTTGGaaaaagaataactttttaggCAAGATAAACTGTCGAGCATCGGTACTCCTGCAGTTCTAAGAAGTGAAAGCTATGGCATTATCTGATTTCAACGTTGAAACGCACATCTTGAGCGTTGTCAGACTTTGAAATCGCTTGGAAACATCTCCGTACAGAATTCCCCAAGTTATCATTCCTTCACCTTGTGGAACACCTTGCACctctaagaaaaaaatgaagtcagGGCTATTCAGTCAATGCA from Tigriopus californicus strain San Diego chromosome 1, Tcal_SD_v2.1, whole genome shotgun sequence includes the following:
- the LOC131887243 gene encoding uncharacterized protein LOC131887243 codes for the protein MKALILFSFLLCLSPSTFGLRFAHEPVTVDTDVLIVGKPARLTCNFVKYRTESVREITWFLGYSGFRTKIFGYAVSTGVKEGSNFPFVSVDEHSVTDSELTITLTDFRDENMTLGCEVEVIRDNGYGKLRHDKKLGNSIVKAVDNGQHQLILKADPGLQNQAIPDKEVVVSCVSQGANPPPKLSLMVDGRNLTEIYTGTVQEGVVPDQKEVNLMGRIERLPEHLFKNSYLTIECLAHFDDFLFAKKEISLQKRDAMSSPSSIPNYDEEQKSRYMRPGANRRNDVDDSNGYLRPGMIPQDSGSFGRTGRVDEGYQADVIHSKLLDLMDPARHIHPGIPYDFFAGYLLMVSDEVNPTVEGNGHTTILGELPYEVETALHRHYGRVNQVTHEKTQIKMDPIKVLNIMGGLGYRVIGQSDQGNDYVWTLEKKNFEMANAKNHQSHN